Within Streptomyces albofaciens JCM 4342, the genomic segment CACCGGGTCCCGATGGCTCAAACGCGGGCGTGAGGGGTCTGTTTTGGCTTGATCCTTCCTATTGTGGCCATGGCCTGGCGGGTACTCGTGGCCGATAGTGGTCGTTCTTGGCTGGAAATGTGCGCCAAGGGAAAGGGTGGGGCCGGCGATTGGTACAACATGAGCATGTCAAGTGGGCCTGTGGCTGGAACGTGAGCGGGTGGCTGGTTTACGGCCAGGTGGCTGTGAGGTGAAGGCCCGGTGGATGTCCCGAAGTCGCGTCGGGATGGCGGCCAATGTGGGCTCGTCGGGGAGTCCCCGGAGGTGCCCGGAAGCATCCGGAAGTGCTCCGGGAGTACCCCGGAATCACCCGAAACACGAAGCGGGGAGGGCTGCGTCAACCCTCCCCGCGACCAACGCGAGACGCCTCCCCGACGCCCGCCGAATCGGCCGCGTACGTCCGTCGAATCGACCCGCGCGCGCCCGTCGAATCGACCCGCTTACGTCCGTCGAAACGACCGGTACGTCCGTCGATACGACCCGCGCGCACCCGCCGAAACGACCGCGTACGTCCGTCGATATGACCCGCGCACGCCCGCTGGAAGTGCTCCTGGCCCCGTCGGAGCGGCCCCGGAGTGCGGGTCGGGAGGACTCCCGAGCGCGCGCCGAAATGAGCGCGGCGGCCCCCACGCCCCGTCAGCGGATCACCGCGCCATCAGCGGGCAATCGCCGGTCGGCCGCCGCGCGATCCCTGGGGCAGTTCAGGGCAAGCCCGGGGCGGTTCTCCCTTCCCCGGCCGGAGCTGGAATTCCGTCGAAGGCCGCCCGCCGTTCCGTACGCGCCTTTTAGGGGCCCTATGCGCGGGCCCCTCAATGAACCGTCTACGAATCCCTGCCCGTCACGCTCTCCAGCGGCCTCGCCGTGACCCTCGCGGTGAACAGCTCGTGCCCGTTCTGAAGTGCGGTGACGCGGGTGTGGATGAGGCCGTCGTCGTCGGTCTGCGGCGTATCCCCCGCCGTGTCCTCGATCGGCACTTCGACCGGAACTCGGGACGGAACTCGGGCCGGAACTTCGGCTTGCGAATCCGCGGCGCCCGTGGCTGCCCGTGCCCCCGTCTCCGGTCCCGTCCCCGCTTCCGTCTCCGATCCCGACTTCGTCATCTTTCCCGCCCCCGCTTCCGGGCGGCCGAGTACCGTCGCCTCTATCCAGCACGGTGCGTCCAATTCCGCGTACCGTGTGAAGACGGTGCTCAGGCCGACGGGTATGACCTCCATCGGGTGGAGCGCCGCGTGGACCGCCTGGTGGGCGGCCTCCAGCAGCAACATGCCGGGGGCGTGGTCGACGGGGTGGTCGAAGATGACCGGGTGGGTGGTGTCCGTGCGGAGCTGCCAGCGGTTGCGGGTGTCCGTGGGCGAGAGCATGACGCTCTCGAACTGCTCGCGGGCCACCCTGTGCGGCGCCACCGGCGGCGGCAGCGGAACAGCGCGGGCCATCGCTTCCCGGGCATCGCTGTATTCACCGCGCAGCCGGCGGTAGATGGCCGGTGCGTGGCTGGTGAAACGTGCGACCGCGGTGCCGAGGTGAACACCGTTCCGGGTGGCCTCGACATCCATGGTCAATGCACTCAGTGTGTCCTTACGGCGTTTGATGTCGGAGCAGGCGATGCGTAGTTCGATCTCGGTGGGGGCAGTCTCGGTACGCAGTGCTTCAGGGACCAGCGAATAAGTGA encodes:
- a CDS encoding ScbA/BarX family gamma-butyrolactone biosynthesis protein → MSTTGQLPKFPAPAAAGPSPRTLTTTVPKEYVHKTALSEVLLTSWQETAPDVHTVTAEWPRAHTFYSSRNRLHDPLLLIETIRQTIPLLSHLAYNVPFGHQLIWDHFTYSLVPEALRTETAPTEIELRIACSDIKRRKDTLSALTMDVEATRNGVHLGTAVARFTSHAPAIYRRLRGEYSDAREAMARAVPLPPPVAPHRVAREQFESVMLSPTDTRNRWQLRTDTTHPVIFDHPVDHAPGMLLLEAAHQAVHAALHPMEVIPVGLSTVFTRYAELDAPCWIEATVLGRPEAGAGKMTKSGSETEAGTGPETGARAATGAADSQAEVPARVPSRVPVEVPIEDTAGDTPQTDDDGLIHTRVTALQNGHELFTARVTARPLESVTGRDS